The following are encoded in a window of Esox lucius isolate fEsoLuc1 chromosome 14, fEsoLuc1.pri, whole genome shotgun sequence genomic DNA:
- the scai gene encoding protein SCAI isoform X1, translating to MTGAGADDDIPLGERKTVTDFCYLLDKSKQLFNGLRDLPQYGHKQWQSYFGRTFDVYTKLWKFQQQHRQVLDNRYGLKRWQIGEVASKIGQLYYHYYLRTSETSYLNEAFSFYSAIRQRSYYYQVNKEDRPELVVKKLRYYARYIVVCLLLNKMDLVKVLVKELSEEIEDYTQRFNTEDQLEWNLVLQEVAAFVEADPVVVLNEENTVVITSNRLQEGGVPQLEQGMVVGQLTLADALIIGNCNNQVKFSELTIDMFRILQALEREPVNLATSTSKPGTLALTPCLPSQEPSEKPAKRENPHKYLLYKPTFSQLYTFLSASFKELPANSVLLVYLSATGVFPTGRLDYEGPYDFGGVLTNTNRDVVNGETVQKRNQAQKEMHCLHPGDLFPFTRKPLFVIVDSSNSTAYKNFTNLFGQPLVCLLSPTVYPKSMQDQSQRGSLFTLFLYCPLLAFLSVCGLSSLRQGLWDKAQDFLRKVYRDIGQMITRSRAIDQAFLQFYGDEFLRLLLIRFVFCSATLRLHKLFRESRSFPESYPQLPKQDTVESSVLQKHVLELATMLDVQSLFWDGTLGVNY from the exons AGATCTTCCCCAGTACGGGCACAAGCAGTGGCAGTCCTACTTCGGCCGCACCTTTGACGTCTACACCAAGCTGTGGAAGTTCCAGCAACAGCACAG GCAGGTCCTGGACAATCGGTATGGCCTGAAGAGATGGCAGATCGGAGAGGTTGCATCAAAGATAGGCCAGctctactaccactacta CCTTCGCACCTCAGAAACGAGTTACCTGAATGAGGCCTTCTCGTTCTACTCAGCCATTCGCCAGCGGTCCTACTACTATCAGGTCAACAAAGAGGATCG ACCTGAGTTGGTAGTGAAGAAGCTTCGGTATTACGCCCGCTACATCGTCGTCTGTTTACTTCTCAACAAGATGGATCTCGTGAAAGTGCTGGTCAAG GAGCTATCAGAGGAAATTGAAGACTACACACAGCGATTCAACACCGAAGATCAGTTAGAATGGAATCTGGTCTTACAGGAGGTGGCGGCTTTTGTAGAG GCAGACCCGGTGGTGGTGCTGAACGAGGAAAATACCGTGGTCATCACATCCAATCGGCTACAGGAGGGGGGCGTGCCTCAGTTGGAACAGGGAATGGTGGTTGGCCAGCTCACTTTGGCAGATGCACTAATTATTGGCAACTGCAacaaccag GTGAAGTTCAGCGAGCTAACCATCGACATGTTCCGCATACTCCAAGCTCTGGAGCGGGAACCAGTCAACCTGGCTACATCGACATCTAAGCCAGGAACATTG GCCCTTACCCCATGTCTTCCTTCACAGGAACCCAGCGAGAAGCCAGCCAAGAGGGAGAACCCTCACAAGTACCTGTTGTACAAGCCAACGTTCAGCCAGCTCTACACCTTCCTGTCAGCTTCCTTTAAG GAATTGCCGGCAAACAGTGTGCTGCTCGTCTATCTTTCAGCTACTGGAGTCTTCCCAACCGGACGCTTGGATTATGAGG GACCATATGACTTCGGAGGAGTCCTCACCAACACCAACCGTGATGTGGTGAATGGAGAGACAGTgcagaaaaggaaccaagcCCAAAAAGAAATGCACTG TCTTCACCCAGGGGACTTGTTCCCTTTCACTCGGAAGCCTCTCTTTGTCATTGTGGACTCCTCCAACAGCACAGCCTATAAG AATTTCACCAATCTTTTTGGTCAGCCACTGGTGTGCCTGCTATCTCCCACAGTCTATCCAAAGAGCATGCAAG ACCAGTCCCAACGCGGAAGCCTCTTCACACTCTTTTTGtactgccccctactggccttCCTTTCCGTTTGTGGCCTGAGCAGCTTGCGCCAAGGATTGTGGGATAAGGCCCAGGATTTTCTACGCAAGGTGTACCGTGACATCGGCCAGATGATTACGCGCTCACGAGCTATAG ACCAAGCCTTCCTTCAGTTCTATGGTGACGAGTTCCTTCGATTGTTACTGATACGCTTTGTGTTCTGCTCCGCTACACTGAGACTGCACAAGCTTTTTCGG GAGTCCAGGAGCTTCCCAGAATCCTACCCCCAGCTACCCAAACAGGACACGGTGGAGAGCAGTGTCCTGCAGAAGCATGTTCTGGAGCTGGCCACCATGTTGGATGTGCAGAGCCTTTTTTGGGATGGAACACTGGGTGTGAACTACTGA
- the scai gene encoding protein SCAI isoform X2 — protein MTGAGADDDIPLGERKTVTDFCYLLDKSKQLFNGLRDLPQYGHKQWQSYFGRTFDVYTKLWKFQQQHRQVLDNRYGLKRWQIGEVASKIGQLYYHYYLRTSETSYLNEAFSFYSAIRQRSYYYQVNKEDRPELVVKKLRYYARYIVVCLLLNKMDLVKVLVKELSEEIEDYTQRFNTEDQLEWNLVLQEVAAFVEADPVVVLNEENTVVITSNRLQEGGVPQLEQGMVVGQLTLADALIIGNCNNQVKFSELTIDMFRILQALEREPVNLATSTSKPGTLEPSEKPAKRENPHKYLLYKPTFSQLYTFLSASFKELPANSVLLVYLSATGVFPTGRLDYEGPYDFGGVLTNTNRDVVNGETVQKRNQAQKEMHCLHPGDLFPFTRKPLFVIVDSSNSTAYKNFTNLFGQPLVCLLSPTVYPKSMQDQSQRGSLFTLFLYCPLLAFLSVCGLSSLRQGLWDKAQDFLRKVYRDIGQMITRSRAIDQAFLQFYGDEFLRLLLIRFVFCSATLRLHKLFRESRSFPESYPQLPKQDTVESSVLQKHVLELATMLDVQSLFWDGTLGVNY, from the exons AGATCTTCCCCAGTACGGGCACAAGCAGTGGCAGTCCTACTTCGGCCGCACCTTTGACGTCTACACCAAGCTGTGGAAGTTCCAGCAACAGCACAG GCAGGTCCTGGACAATCGGTATGGCCTGAAGAGATGGCAGATCGGAGAGGTTGCATCAAAGATAGGCCAGctctactaccactacta CCTTCGCACCTCAGAAACGAGTTACCTGAATGAGGCCTTCTCGTTCTACTCAGCCATTCGCCAGCGGTCCTACTACTATCAGGTCAACAAAGAGGATCG ACCTGAGTTGGTAGTGAAGAAGCTTCGGTATTACGCCCGCTACATCGTCGTCTGTTTACTTCTCAACAAGATGGATCTCGTGAAAGTGCTGGTCAAG GAGCTATCAGAGGAAATTGAAGACTACACACAGCGATTCAACACCGAAGATCAGTTAGAATGGAATCTGGTCTTACAGGAGGTGGCGGCTTTTGTAGAG GCAGACCCGGTGGTGGTGCTGAACGAGGAAAATACCGTGGTCATCACATCCAATCGGCTACAGGAGGGGGGCGTGCCTCAGTTGGAACAGGGAATGGTGGTTGGCCAGCTCACTTTGGCAGATGCACTAATTATTGGCAACTGCAacaaccag GTGAAGTTCAGCGAGCTAACCATCGACATGTTCCGCATACTCCAAGCTCTGGAGCGGGAACCAGTCAACCTGGCTACATCGACATCTAAGCCAGGAACATTG GAACCCAGCGAGAAGCCAGCCAAGAGGGAGAACCCTCACAAGTACCTGTTGTACAAGCCAACGTTCAGCCAGCTCTACACCTTCCTGTCAGCTTCCTTTAAG GAATTGCCGGCAAACAGTGTGCTGCTCGTCTATCTTTCAGCTACTGGAGTCTTCCCAACCGGACGCTTGGATTATGAGG GACCATATGACTTCGGAGGAGTCCTCACCAACACCAACCGTGATGTGGTGAATGGAGAGACAGTgcagaaaaggaaccaagcCCAAAAAGAAATGCACTG TCTTCACCCAGGGGACTTGTTCCCTTTCACTCGGAAGCCTCTCTTTGTCATTGTGGACTCCTCCAACAGCACAGCCTATAAG AATTTCACCAATCTTTTTGGTCAGCCACTGGTGTGCCTGCTATCTCCCACAGTCTATCCAAAGAGCATGCAAG ACCAGTCCCAACGCGGAAGCCTCTTCACACTCTTTTTGtactgccccctactggccttCCTTTCCGTTTGTGGCCTGAGCAGCTTGCGCCAAGGATTGTGGGATAAGGCCCAGGATTTTCTACGCAAGGTGTACCGTGACATCGGCCAGATGATTACGCGCTCACGAGCTATAG ACCAAGCCTTCCTTCAGTTCTATGGTGACGAGTTCCTTCGATTGTTACTGATACGCTTTGTGTTCTGCTCCGCTACACTGAGACTGCACAAGCTTTTTCGG GAGTCCAGGAGCTTCCCAGAATCCTACCCCCAGCTACCCAAACAGGACACGGTGGAGAGCAGTGTCCTGCAGAAGCATGTTCTGGAGCTGGCCACCATGTTGGATGTGCAGAGCCTTTTTTGGGATGGAACACTGGGTGTGAACTACTGA
- the LOC105006807 gene encoding actin-related protein 2/3 complex subunit 5-like protein encodes MAKNTLSSRFRKLDIDEFDENKFVDDHDEAVDNQGPDGAEIDNLLRQGDMMTAFHIALRNPPLNTKNPAIKERAQAIVLRVLTSFKSSDIEPAVKSLDRSGVDLLMKYIYRGFEKPSDNSSAILLQWHEKAFAVGGLGSIVRVLTARKTV; translated from the exons ATGGCGAAGAACACTCTTTCGTCGCGATTCAGGAAACTCGACATAGATGAATTTGATGAGAACAAATTCGTTGATGATCACGATGAAGCTGTCGATAATCAGGGACCGGACGGCGCAGAGATAGACAATCTCCTCAGGCA AGGGGACATGATGACAGCATTTCACATTGCTCTGCGGAACCCTCCTTTAAACACTAAGAATCCGGCAATAAAG GAAAGAGCTCAGGCAATAGTGCTGAGGGTGTTGACATCGTTCAAGTCCAGCGATATCGAGCCAGCCGTCAAGTCACTTGACAGAAGTGGGGTGGACCTGCTCATGAAATACATCTATAGAGGTTTCGAGAAGCCCTCTGACAATAGCAGTGCCATTCTCCTACAGTGGCACGAAAAG GCTTTCGCAGTCGGTGGCTTAGGGTCAATTGTCCGTGTTCTGACGGCCCGAAAGACAGTTTAA
- the rpl35 gene encoding 60S ribosomal protein L35 — MAKIKARDLRGKKKEELLKQLEDLKVELSQLRVAKVTGGAASKLSKIRVVRKSIARVLTVINQTQKENLRKFYKGKKYKPLDLRPRKTRAMRRRLNKHEESLMTKKMQRKSRLYTIRKFAVKA; from the exons ATG GCCAAAATAAAGGCCAGAGACCTTCGGGGCAAGAAGAAGGAGGAGCTACTTAAGCAACTTGAAGACCTCAAGGTGGAACTATCACAGCTCCGTGTTGCCAAGGTTACCGGTGGTGCAGCATCCAAGCTCTCCAAGAT TCGTGTTGTTCGAAAGTCCATCGCCAGAGTCCTGACAGTGATCAACCAGACCCAGAAGGAGAACCTGAGGAAATTCTACAAG GGTAAGAAATACAAGCCACTAGACCTGAGACCCAGGAAGACCCGTGCCATGCGCAGGCGACTGAACAAACACGAAGAGAGCCTGATGACAAAAAAGATGCAGAGGAAATCACGCTTGTACACTATTCGCAAGTTTGCTGTCAAGGCTTGA